A genomic stretch from Acropora palmata chromosome 13, jaAcrPala1.3, whole genome shotgun sequence includes:
- the LOC141863794 gene encoding uncharacterized protein LOC141863794 — protein MGFGHRNCVVVGCPNSGKRLNKWAKQTCTLHACLNGTHTCDCEPPFKLFPFPTEKKDSEGRRRWTENIKREIRKGKVWTPKNSSRVCSVHFKDGQPTKENPDPTEDLGYNFNSKVVGGKRKNPLDRSKIIPGKKPRKAKKSGEEVSEVLVEQEISNHSETCVSENTGTAPETTPNSGNCSASPEAAFVVNNYCCPDKDLRIQELQEQLKEAVNELKILKEKLKKVREKKGLKCSDLKSDKEVNLLTGIPTRAAFDALFDMVKENVKKLRYWTGPVKSTWKMRNFKKSPKKFGPKRELTEKDEFLLTMMKLRLGSTNADLAQRFAVSATTVTNIFTTWVKLLASELGCLIYNPSYEVFRKTLPKKFHEPGYSKVRHIIDCTEVFIETPSDPALKAATWSDYKHHHTARILLSITPNGAFNFASKAWGGRTSDVHVTRESGFYDILEQHDEVMADRGFTIAEDLLLQHAKLHIPPGKRGQEQYSKSEVKKTKEIANLRIYVEQAIRRLKTFRLIKNELPISMLGNLDNIINVCAAICNLYKPLCKPLKRLW, from the coding sequence ATGGGATTTGGGCACCGGAATTGTGTTGTCGTTGGCTGCCCAAACAGCGGAAAAAGGTTGAATAAATGGGCAAAACAAACCTGTACTCTTCATGCATGTTTGAACGGGACACATACCTGCGACTGCGAGCCACCATTCAAGCTTTTTCCCTTTCCCACGGAGAAAAAGGATAGCGAAGGAAGAAGACGATGGACGGAGAATATTAAAAGGGAAATAAGGAAAGGAAAAGTTTGGACTCCAAAGAATTCTTCGCGAGTGTGCAGCGTACATTTTAAAGACGGCCAacctacaaaagaaaatcccGACCCAACAGAGGATTTGGGATACAACTTCAACTCGAAAGTTGTGGGAGGAAAGCGAAAGAACCCATTGGATCGGTCCAAAATTATCCCTGGAAAGAAGCccagaaaagcaaagaaaagcgGCGAAGAAGTTTCTGAGGTACTGGTAGAACAAGAAATATCCAATCACTCAGAAACATGTGTGTCTGAAAATACTGGAACAGCACCGGAAACCACCCCTAACTCCGGAAATTGCAGTGCTTCACCAGAAGCAGCGTTCGttgtaaacaattattgttgtcCAGATAAAGACTTACGCATACAGGAATTGCAAGAGCAGCTAAAGGAAGCTGTAAACGAACTAAAAATTCTGaaagaaaagctgaaaaaagtAAGGGAAAAGAAAGGACTTAAATGTAGTGACTTGAAAAGTGATAAAGAAGTGAATCTTTTGACTGGAATACCCACAAGGGCAGCATTTGATGCGTTATTTGATATGGTCaaggaaaatgtaaaaaagttAAGATACTGGACTGGTCCTGTGAAGTCAACATGGAAAATGCgaaatttcaagaaaagtcCAAAGAAGTTTGGCCCAAAAAGAGAACTTACGgaaaaagatgaatttttattGACTATGATGAAACTTCGTCTTGGGTCAACAAATGCTGACTTGGCTCAACGTTTTGCTGTCTCTGCTACAACAGTGACTAATATTTTTACTACATGGGTCAAGCTTTTAGCAAGCGAGCTGGGGTGTCTGATTTACAATCCATCATATGAAGTTTTTAGGAAAACATTGCCTAAAAAATTCCATGAGCCTGGTTATTCGAAAGTAAGGCACATAATAGACTGTACTGAGGTCTTCATTGAAACGCCAAGTGACCCAGCTCTAAAAGCAGCAACTTGGTCCGACTACAAGCACCACCACACTGCCAGGATATTGTTGTCTATAACCCCCAATGGTGCTTTCAATTTTGCTTCGAAAGCATGGGGAGGTCGAACATCAGATGTGCATGTTACAAGAGAGTCAGGATTCTATGATATTTTGGAACAGCATGATGAGGTCATGGCAGACAGGGGCTTTACTATTGCTGAGGATTTACTTCTTCAACATGCAAAGCTCCATATACCACCCGGCAAGCGTGGCCAGGAACAATATAGCAAATCAGAAGTAAAGAAAACCAAGGAGATTGCCAATTTACGGATCTACGTTGAGCAAGCCATACGAAGATTAAAAACATTTCGCCTCATAAAGAATGAACTACCAATATCTATGTTGGGCAACCTggacaatattattaatgtttgtgctgcaatttgtaatttatacaAACCATTATGTAAGCCACTGAAAAGGTTGTGGTGA